The DNA segment TAAACACGATAACGACGATGAATTTTTTTTCGTTCTCGAAGGCCAGTTCCTGATCGACCTCGAAGACCGGACGATCGAATTGAATCCCGGCCAAGGAGTGACGATTTCGAAAGGCATCATGCATCGGCCACGCGCTCCGAAAAAAACCGTCATCCTGATGGTCGAGACCAACGCGATCCAGCCGACGGGCGATTGAAATTTACCTTAATGCTTGCCTTTTCAAAGTTCATACGCTAAATTGACGAAATTTTTTAGAAATTTTCTAAAAATTTAATCGTTGGAGATATCAAAAAAGGAGTGGCGTATGAGCGATTCGGATAAACGGCTGGACAATAAAATCCTAGGAGAGGGACTCACGTTTGACGACGTGCTTATCGTCCCGCAATACTCCGAAGTCCTGCCGAATCAGGTTCAGGTCAATACCCGTATCAGCCGAAACATTACGCTCAATATTCCACTGCTCAGCGCGGCGATGGATACCGTCACCGAATCGGAGCTCGCCATTGCGATCGCCCGCGAAGGCGGACTCGGCATTATTCATAAGAATTGTTCCATCGAATATCAGGCATCCGAAGTTGATCGCGTCAAACGCTCTGAAAGCGGCATGATTCTGAAACCGATCACTCTGACGCCCGAACACAAACTGGGCGATGCATTGGAATTGATCAAACGTTATAAGATCAGCGGTATCCCGGTTATTTTTCCCGACGGTAAATTGGCCGGCATTCTCACCAATCGCGATTTGCGTTTCGCCACCGATCTCAATGAAAAAATCGACAACGTGATGACAAAAAATAATCTCGTCACGGCGAAAGTCGGTACGACACTCGAAGAAGCCGAAAAATTACTGCACAAACATCGTATTGAAAAATTGCTCGTTGTCGATGACGCATTCAAACTCAAGGGTCTCATCACAGTCAAAGACATTCAAAAGAAAAAAATGTATCCCAACGCCTGCAAAGATACGCACGGACGATTGCGTGTCGGTGCAGCTTTGGGCGTGACTAAAGATGCGATCGAACGCGCGCAAGCTTTGATCGATGCCGGCGTGGACATTCTCGCCGTCGATACGGCGCACGGCCATTCCCGCGGCGTGATCGAAACAGTGCGGCAAGTCAAAAAACAATTTCCGGAGATCGATCTTATTGCCGGTAATGTGGCCACAGCCGAAGCAACGATGGAACTGATCAAAGCGGGAGCGGATTGCGTGAAAGTCGGTATCGGACCCGGCAGCATTTGCACGACGCGTGTCGTCGCCGGCGTCGGCGTTCCTCAGATCAGCGCGATCATGGAATGCGCCAAAGTCGCTATGAAAGAAAATATTCCTATCATCGGCGACGGCGGAATCAAACAAACCGGCGATCTCGCCAAAGCCATCGTAGCCGGAGCGGATTGCGTCATGGTCGGATCGCTCTTAGCCGGAACGGAAGAAAGTCCGGGCGAATCGGTGCTGTATGAAGGCCGCCGTTATAAAGTGTATCGCGGTATGGGCTCGATTGCGGCCATGAAAAAAGGCAGCAAAGACCGCTACTTCCAGGAAGATGAAATGGATACGGATAAATTAGTACCGGAAGGTATCGAAGGCCGCGTGCCGTACAAAGGCAAAGTGAGCGACGTCGTATATCAGATGGTAGGCGGATTGAAAGCGTCGATGGGTTACTGCGGCGCTAAAACAATCACCGATATGAAAACACGCACGAAGTTAATTAAAATGACCGGCGCCGGTTTAAAAGAAAGCCACCCGCACGATGTGCTCATTACACAGGAAGCGCCGAATTATAGGGTAAATAGTTAAGACGTCGATTGCATTTCATTGTCGTGATCATTCATCTACCGGCAACGAAAAACTAAATGTCGATCCTTCTCCGCGTTTGCTTTGGACCCATACCCGCCCGTGATGCAGTTCAACAATCTTTTTGACAATCGCCAAACCAAGGCCTGTACTCGGTTCGCCGCCCGTCGGCTTCGAGCTTAAACGTTTAAACGACGTAAAAACTTTTTTCAAATCTTCTTCGTCAAGGCCCTGTCCCGTATCTTGCACGTGCGTAATCACCTCGCCTAACCCTTTTTCGAAAAAAACTTTCACGCTTCCGCCGGGATGCGTGTATTTAAGAGCATTGGATAGCAAGTTATCGATAACGGATGAAATTTTTGAAACATCGACATTGACTTTGGGCAATGTCGCCGAATAATCGACGGTTAAACCAATATTTTTATTCTGCGATGCACGCCGGTATAAATATTCGCATTCGCCGACGATCGCTTTCAGATCGCTCGATTTCAATTCCATTCTGACTTTTCCGGATTCAATAGCCGAAATATCCAACAGCTCGGTTATGAACCGGTTCATGTGGCGGCTGACTCCGGCAATTTTGGAAAGATCATCGATGGCGCCCTTGACGTCGATCTCATTTTTGCGAAAATCTTCGATCAGCAGATCCGAGTAACCCACGATCGTCGTAAGCGGATTACGCAAATCGTGAGCAACTATGCCGAGATATTCGTTCTTTTTCTCGTTCAGTTGTTTGAGTTCGTTGAGTAGACGCGCTTTCGTCAACGCCGTGCGGAAATGTTCTTTTAATTCGGTCAGTAACAACAAACTATGCTGCGTTACTTCATGGACTTCATCGAAAAATAAAAACCCGGCAAGACCTTGTGTATCCATCAGGCGTATTGCAAATAACGAATCGATAGTCCGTACGTTATTAAATTTATCCGTCGATGGGCGCGCCACCAGTCCGCGAATGAAATACATATTGTCGGCGACCCGTTCACCACCGTCGACGTATCGGCGTAATACTTCTTCTTCCGTTAATTCGATAACCTGAAGCGCCTGCAGGTCGATTCCGAAAGCGGCGCGAAAACGGTATTTGCCCGAAGCGTTGTCCCGCAGAAGTACCGATCCGGATTTCATGTTCAGGAGCGGCTGAATGATTTCAAAGATCGACTGCAGCAGTTGATCCAATTCCGTTTCCGAATTGATCGCCGCCACAATACCGATAGTTTTTTCAAGGCGTACATAACTTTCTTTTAATTGATCGTTGGCTATTCTCAGTTCCGTTGTTTTCTTTTCAACCAACTCACTCAGACGACGGCGCTCTTTCTCAAGAAATACGTGACGAAGACGCACCGTTCCTCCGGCGGCCAACAAAATTAAAATGGCATATCCCGTAAAAGCCCACCATGTACGATACAACGGCGATTTGATACGGAAAGCAAATACTGTCGGTTTAGCCGCCTGATGCGCTTCGATCGACATCACCTCGAAAACATAACGTCCTTCGGGAAGAAAGGTGTATGTTTTCTCGAAATGACTGGTTTGCGTCCAATCGGGATCGAACCCGTCCAGCCGGTAACGAAACTCCCGAACCGGTTGTCCCATATTGCCAGGATCGGCAAACGAAAACCGGACTTCATTCAAATCGAAATTAATTTCATGCACGTGATCGGAAACGCCCTGACCGGTATACACTAAAGAATCTCCGCGCAAATGAACGGTCAGAATAGGAGCGGGATAAACCGGTATTTGTCCCGGTTCTGTCAACAATGGGCTCTTGTATTTGATCAATCCGTCGTATCCGCCGAACCACACGAAACGTCCGTCCGAATACACCGACGACATGTCGCCGAATTGTGAAATGCGAGCTAATGGCGTGTAATGAGAATAACCGCTTCGAAAATTGTAAACAATTTTGCCCGCAACGTCTCCAGAAGCTGTATGTTGACAAACCCACAAATTGCCCGATGAATCTTCACTCATTCGAAAAATAAATCTTCCGTCTTCGTTAAGCAATGATGCTAAAACACTATCGGGCATGAATGTATCATGAGCTTTGTCATACTTCATTATTCCTCGATCTCCAATGAACAGCAAACCACGCGAGGTGTGAAATAACCGGTTGACGCGTGAGCCTTCCTGCTTATTGGGATGATACGTTCGCACGGAACCATCCTGCTTGAAACATTGAAATCCGTCGAATGCGCCGGCTAGCCACACCGCACCGTCGCTGTCTTCACTGATATACCGCACTTCACCGCTGACCGACGGC comes from the bacterium genome and includes:
- a CDS encoding cupin domain-containing protein produces the protein MSTQKQYSYVTKLDVKFKHLERIDVPEMVKACTDKWFNQTLTEVNGSVVRLGIVEGKYHWHKHDNDDEFFFVLEGQFLIDLEDRTIELNPGQGVTISKGIMHRPRAPKKTVILMVETNAIQPTGD
- the guaB gene encoding IMP dehydrogenase, with translation MSDSDKRLDNKILGEGLTFDDVLIVPQYSEVLPNQVQVNTRISRNITLNIPLLSAAMDTVTESELAIAIAREGGLGIIHKNCSIEYQASEVDRVKRSESGMILKPITLTPEHKLGDALELIKRYKISGIPVIFPDGKLAGILTNRDLRFATDLNEKIDNVMTKNNLVTAKVGTTLEEAEKLLHKHRIEKLLVVDDAFKLKGLITVKDIQKKKMYPNACKDTHGRLRVGAALGVTKDAIERAQALIDAGVDILAVDTAHGHSRGVIETVRQVKKQFPEIDLIAGNVATAEATMELIKAGADCVKVGIGPGSICTTRVVAGVGVPQISAIMECAKVAMKENIPIIGDGGIKQTGDLAKAIVAGADCVMVGSLLAGTEESPGESVLYEGRRYKVYRGMGSIAAMKKGSKDRYFQEDEMDTDKLVPEGIEGRVPYKGKVSDVVYQMVGGLKASMGYCGAKTITDMKTRTKLIKMTGAGLKESHPHDVLITQEAPNYRVNS